Proteins found in one Zea mays cultivar B73 chromosome 1, Zm-B73-REFERENCE-NAM-5.0, whole genome shotgun sequence genomic segment:
- the LOC103630223 gene encoding granule-bound starch synthase 1b, chloroplastic/amyloplastic: protein MGRKMWMVHELGHHSSRTQQVAFCIHNIAYQGRFARADFDLLNLPDSFLPSFDFIDGHVKPVLGRKINWMKTGIVESDLVLTVSPHYVKELTYGPDKGVELDGVLRTKPLEIGIVNGMDVYEWDPSTDKYTSVKYDATTVTEAKALNKERLQAEVGLPVDSSIPVIVFVGRLEEQKGSDILIAAIPEFVGENVQIIVLGTGKKKMEEELMQLEVKYPNIARGIAKFNVPLAHMMFAGSDFIIVPSRFEPCGLIQLQGMRVSSSLCYSSDLSARKINISSHLFLSCYILIPVKQKIPICSSPGGLVDTVEEGCHRIPHGFFQCRV from the exons ATGGGGAGGAAGATGTGGATGGTTCAT GAACTTGGTCATCATTCATCCAGAACACAGCAG GTTGCGTTCTGCATACATAATATTGCCTATCAAGGTAGATTTGCCAGAGCAGACTTCGATCTTCTTAATCTACCTGACAGTTTCTTACCATCATTTGATTTTATTGATGG ACATGTTAAGCCTGTTCTAGGGAGAAAGATTAACTGGATGAAGACAGGGATCGTTGAGAGTGATCTGGTTCTAACAGTTAGTCCACATTATGTTAAGGAACTCACTTATGGCCCAGATAAAGGTGTTGAGTTGGATGGTGTCCTTCGCACAAAGCCTCTTGAAATTGGAATTGTAAATGgcatggatgtttatgaatgggATCCTTCAACAGATAAGTACACCAGCGTGAAATATGATGCAACAACG GTAACTGAAGCAAAGGCTCTCAATAAAGAGAGGTTGCAAGCTGAAGTTGGATTGCCTGTGGACTCGAGCATCCCTGTTATAGTTTTTGTCGGGCGTCTTGAAGAACAGAAAGGGTCTGACATACTCATTGCAGCCATTCCAGAGTTCGTGGGCGAGAATGTTCAGATAATCGTTCTT GGCACGGGAAAGAAGAAAATGGAGGAGGAATTAATGCAGCTGGAAGTGAAATATCCAAACATTGCTAGAGGCATAGCGAAATTCAATGTTCCATTGGCACATATGATGTTTGCTGGGTCTGACTTCATTATTGTCCCAAGTAGGTTTGAGCCATGTGGTCTCATTCAGTTGCAAGGGATGAGAGTTTCTAGCTCGCTTTGTTACAGTTCAGATTTGAGTGCGCGTAAGATAAACATTAGCAGCCATCTTTTCTTATCATGTTACATCTTGATTCCTGTAAAACAAAAG ATTCCCATCTGTTCATCACCTGGAGGACTTGTTGACACGGTTGAGGAGGGGTGTCACCGGATTCCACATGGGTTCTTTCAATGTCGAG TGTGA
- the LOC103630233 gene encoding cell division control protein 48 homolog C, with amino-acid sequence MLHSQYASQTSKQNPGTNQQLEIEMTAEKSRRLITSDCGGGGADAKPEAPVSEGVVNGDKWPRFADLGGMEQVLDQLLVEVLVPLRRLELPNYLGVRPVAGLLLYGPPGCGKTTLAHAIANETGVPFYKISAPDIVSRVSGGSEENIRGLFQKAYRTAPSIVFIDEIDAIASKRENREMERRIVTQLMTCMDEFHQNIGGDGSDVDSSKKKPGYVIVIGATNRPDAVDQALRRPGRFNRDIYLGVPDVNLRKQILMMLAWKLRLEGQFDFLKIARATPGFVGADLKALVNNAGYLAMKRLINKRRAQYCSEVKVKWWKQLSWDAGEMESVHVTMNDFEVDEAAMLALEDRWRYLDSGTSMSPPFLIEPSHFEQALSKVKPSVSKKVVVHIRPLSSTKVSLQGKTGCVRYE; translated from the exons ATGCTTCACTCCCAGTATGCCTCGCAGACGTCCAAACAGAACCCGGGCACTAACCAGCAGCTGGAGATCGAGATGACCGCTGAGAAGTCTCGCCGCCTCATCACATCTGATTGTGGAGGCGGAGGTGCCGATGCCAAGCCAGAGGCTCCGGTCTCCGAAGGAGTGGTCAATGGGGACAAGTGGCCACGTTTTGCTGATCTCGGCGGGATGGAGCAGGTGTTAGATCAGCTTCTGGTAGAAGTGCTGGTCCCCCTGCGTCGTCTGGAGCTGCCGAATTACCTTGGGGTTAGGCCTGTTGCTGGGCTACTGTTGTACGGACCGCCAGGTTGCGGGAAGACCACCCTTGCACATGCCATTGCCAATGAGACTGGTGTGCCGTTCTACAAGATCTCAGCCCCAGATATCGTCTCTAGAGTATCTG GAGGTTCTGAAGAAAACATCAGGGGCTTATTTCAGAAGGCATATAGGACTGCTCCCTCAATTGTATTCATAGATGAGATAGATGCAATTGCATCCAAGAGGGAGAATCGAGAGATGGAGCGACGAATAGTTACTCAGCTGATGACATGCATGGATGAATTCCACCAGAATATTGGTGGTGATGGTTCTGATGTCGATTCATCTAAAAAGAAACCAGGTTATGTTATTGTCATTGGAGCTACAAATAGGCCTGATGCTGTGGATCAAGCTCTTCGAAGGCCAGGAAGATTTAATCGAGATATATATCTTGGGGTTCCAGATGTGAATTTAAGGAAACAGATACTGATGATGCTTGCTTGGAAGCTTCGACTTGAAGGGCAATTTGACTTTTTAAAGATAGCAAGGGCCACACCAGGTTTTGTTGGTGCTGACTTGAAAGCATTAGTCAATAATGCAGGGTATCTGGCAATGAAGAGATTAATTAATAAAAGAAGAGCTCAGTATTGTTCTGAGGTAAAGGTAAAATGGTGGAAGCAGCTGTCTTGGGATGCAGGCGAGATGGAGAGTGTACATGTTACCATGAACGACTTTGAG GTGGATGAGGCAGCCATGTTAGCTTTGGAAGATAGATGGAGGTACCTTGATAGCGGGACATCAATGAGTCCACCTTTTCTGATTGAGCCATCACACTTTGAACAAGCCTTATCAAAGGTGAAGCCATCAGTATCCAAAAAG GTTGTGGTCCATATCCGGCCGCTTAGCAGCACTAAGGTGTCGCTGCAGGGGAAGACGGGGTGCGTTAGATATGAATAG